In the genome of Streptomyces globosus, one region contains:
- a CDS encoding DUF1877 family protein, which translates to MSMIGMYVRLRPAEFRRALREPDWARERAEGAAEAECAAAPVPPSAGAVPPRCHSTGKAWHALSFLLDRIGFPVDVVYGDAAVPGASPWGYGPPRHLAPDRVAAAAEALASTPPAMLVEGVTARDLAAEGVYPAAVWERGESLEWVVDRYRELRQFFSGAAREGDGVLVWVE; encoded by the coding sequence ATGAGCATGATCGGGATGTACGTGCGGTTGCGGCCCGCCGAGTTCCGGCGGGCGCTGCGCGAGCCGGACTGGGCGCGGGAGCGCGCGGAGGGGGCGGCCGAGGCGGAGTGCGCGGCGGCGCCGGTGCCGCCTTCCGCGGGGGCGGTCCCGCCGCGGTGCCACAGCACCGGCAAGGCGTGGCACGCGCTGTCGTTCCTGCTGGACCGGATCGGCTTCCCGGTGGATGTCGTGTACGGCGACGCGGCGGTGCCGGGCGCGTCCCCCTGGGGGTACGGGCCGCCGCGGCACCTCGCGCCCGACCGCGTCGCCGCGGCCGCCGAGGCCCTCGCCTCCACGCCGCCCGCAATGCTGGTCGAGGGGGTGACCGCGCGGGACCTGGCCGCGGAGGGCGTTTACCCGGCGGCGGTGTGGGAGCGCGGGGAGTCACTGGAGTGGGTGGTGGACCGCTACCGGGAGCTGCGGCAGTTCTTCAGCGGGGCGGCCCGGGAGGGGGACGGGGTGCTCGTCTGGGTGGAGTGA
- a CDS encoding glycosyltransferase family 39 protein codes for MEGAPFPRNPPEDRIPTAARRALPPLLAVVLGLWGLGRAGSMWRDESVTWQVAHRPPGGLWDLVGQVDAVHGLYYLLVHTVFRIAGTGPDAALDGGLWALRLPSVAATALAAAGVAAVGRRLAGERAGLIAGAVYAVLPPVQAYAQEGRSYALVAAAVAWATYLMLRERWAAYGAVMLLGCWLHEFAVLALAAHTVTARRSPGWRRSAAAVLVLLLPLAAVSARQAEQQLGWLGRPKWHDWAAYAAVAVAVWLLARRGALPDRLARVAVPLALLPPGLLLAVSLVHPWYVDRYVLYSLAGLALAAGARLASVRGRLPWALAAVLLVPAACWSVWLRTPDSRKDDALAVAAAVREQARPGDPVLFMPARRREWLLSSPGVYGTLSDLALERTPAASASLWGTELPPDEIRARLLASPRVLALTDPEGQPLDPYPREAVKREVLAAHFDVCSVTDLHGARLTIHARHGTCP; via the coding sequence ATGGAGGGCGCACCGTTCCCACGGAACCCACCGGAGGACCGCATCCCCACCGCCGCCCGGCGCGCACTGCCGCCGCTGCTCGCCGTCGTCCTCGGCCTGTGGGGCCTGGGGCGCGCGGGCAGCATGTGGCGGGACGAGTCCGTCACCTGGCAGGTCGCGCACCGCCCGCCCGGCGGGCTGTGGGACCTCGTCGGACAGGTCGACGCGGTGCACGGCCTGTACTACCTGCTCGTGCACACCGTCTTCCGGATCGCCGGCACCGGCCCGGACGCGGCCCTTGACGGCGGCCTGTGGGCGCTGCGGCTCCCCTCGGTCGCCGCGACCGCCCTCGCCGCCGCCGGCGTCGCCGCGGTCGGCCGCCGCCTCGCCGGGGAACGGGCCGGCCTCATCGCCGGGGCCGTCTACGCGGTGCTGCCGCCCGTGCAGGCGTACGCCCAGGAAGGCCGGTCGTACGCGCTCGTCGCCGCCGCCGTCGCCTGGGCCACGTACCTGATGCTGCGCGAGCGCTGGGCCGCGTACGGGGCGGTCATGCTGCTCGGCTGCTGGCTGCACGAGTTCGCGGTCCTCGCCCTGGCCGCCCACACCGTCACCGCACGCCGCTCGCCGGGCTGGCGGCGCAGCGCCGCCGCCGTGCTCGTCCTGCTCCTGCCGCTCGCCGCGGTCAGCGCCCGGCAGGCCGAGCAGCAGCTGGGCTGGCTCGGCCGGCCGAAGTGGCACGACTGGGCCGCGTACGCGGCCGTCGCCGTCGCCGTCTGGCTGCTCGCCCGGCGCGGCGCCCTGCCGGACCGCCTGGCCCGCGTCGCCGTACCGCTCGCCCTGCTGCCGCCGGGACTGCTGCTGGCCGTCTCGCTCGTCCACCCCTGGTACGTCGACCGGTACGTCCTCTACTCCCTCGCCGGGCTCGCCCTGGCCGCCGGGGCGCGCCTCGCGAGCGTGCGCGGCCGGCTGCCGTGGGCGCTGGCCGCGGTGCTGCTCGTACCCGCCGCCTGCTGGTCGGTATGGCTGCGGACGCCCGACAGCCGCAAGGACGACGCCCTCGCCGTGGCCGCCGCCGTCCGCGAGCAGGCCCGCCCCGGCGACCCGGTGCTGTTCATGCCGGCCCGGCGCCGCGAGTGGCTGCTGTCCTCGCCGGGGGTGTACGGCACCCTGTCCGACCTGGCGCTGGAGCGGACCCCCGCCGCCTCGGCGAGCCTGTGGGGCACGGAGCTGCCGCCGGACGAGATCCGGGCCCGGCTGCTGGCGTCACCGCGGGTGCTGGCCCTGACCGACCCGGAGGGCCAGCCGCTGGACCCGTACCCGCGGGAGGCGGTGAAACGGGAGGTCCTGGCCGCCCACTTCGACGTCTGCTCGGTGACGGACCTCCACGGCGCCCGCCTGACGATCCACGCCCGCCACGGCACGTGCCCGTAG
- a CDS encoding HAMP domain-containing sensor histidine kinase, producing the protein MRPFSPFSIKTKLGTLVVVSVFITTGLLLVALRTDTELRFITVFSVIASMLITQFVAHGLTAPLDDMTRVARAISHGDFTRRVRGAGRRDELGDLASTINLMADDLEAVDRHRRELVANVSHELRTPIAALRAVLENVVDGVSEADPETMRTALKQTERLGRLVGTLLDLSRVDNGVVPLRARRFEVWPYLSGVLKEAGLAAAGRPGLASGSGGHTRNDVHLHLDVFPPGLTAYADAERLHQVVANLIDNAVKHSPALGRVTVRARAGEAPESLALEVVDEGPGIPEAERHRVFERFNRGSAHSGESSDGGTGLGLAIARWAVELHGGRIRVAESARGCRILVTLPGAPQASH; encoded by the coding sequence CTGCGCCCCTTCTCGCCCTTCTCGATCAAGACCAAGCTCGGGACGCTGGTCGTGGTCTCGGTGTTCATCACGACGGGCCTGCTGCTGGTGGCCCTGCGCACCGACACCGAGCTGCGGTTCATCACCGTCTTCTCGGTCATCGCCTCGATGCTGATCACCCAGTTCGTCGCGCACGGCCTGACGGCCCCGCTGGACGACATGACGCGCGTGGCGCGGGCGATATCGCACGGGGACTTCACGCGCCGGGTCCGCGGGGCGGGCCGCCGCGACGAGCTGGGCGACCTGGCCTCCACGATCAATCTGATGGCGGACGACCTGGAGGCGGTGGACCGGCACCGCAGGGAGCTTGTCGCCAACGTCTCGCACGAGCTGCGCACGCCGATCGCGGCGCTGCGCGCCGTGCTGGAGAACGTCGTCGACGGGGTCTCCGAGGCCGATCCGGAGACCATGCGGACGGCGCTGAAGCAGACGGAGCGCCTGGGCCGGCTGGTCGGGACGCTGCTGGACCTGTCCCGGGTGGACAACGGCGTGGTCCCGCTGCGGGCGCGGCGCTTCGAGGTGTGGCCGTACCTGTCGGGGGTGCTGAAGGAGGCGGGGCTGGCGGCTGCCGGACGGCCCGGCCTGGCGTCCGGGTCGGGCGGGCACACCCGCAACGACGTCCACCTGCACCTGGACGTGTTCCCGCCGGGGCTGACGGCGTACGCGGACGCCGAGCGGCTGCACCAGGTGGTGGCCAACCTGATCGACAACGCGGTCAAGCACAGCCCGGCGCTGGGCCGGGTCACGGTCCGCGCCCGTGCCGGGGAGGCCCCCGAAAGCCTCGCCCTGGAAGTGGTCGACGAGGGGCCGGGGATCCCGGAGGCCGAGCGGCACCGGGTCTTCGAGCGGTTCAACCGCGGCAGCGCGCACAGCGGCGAGAGCAGCGACGGGGGGACGGGACTGGGCCTGGCGATCGCCCGCTGGGCGGTCGAGCTGCACGGCGGCCGGATCCGCGTGGCCGAATCGGCGCGGGGCTGCCGGATTCTCGTCACCCTTCCGGGCGCCCCGCAGGCGTCGCATTGA
- a CDS encoding MarR family winged helix-turn-helix transcriptional regulator has protein sequence MHGSEDQEFLALERELSVFLRRARASSGEMARALHPELEPAAYGLLVRLEAAGRQRATDLAAYFGVGKATMSRQLRALEVLGLVAREPDPADGRAFLVGLTEEGRERFLKVRGARRERYMRKLADWDRGEVAELARLLNQLNQGEE, from the coding sequence GTGCACGGCAGCGAAGACCAGGAGTTCCTCGCCCTGGAGCGGGAACTGTCCGTCTTCCTGCGGCGGGCCCGCGCCTCCTCCGGCGAGATGGCCCGCGCCCTCCACCCCGAGCTGGAGCCCGCCGCGTACGGGCTGCTCGTACGCCTGGAGGCGGCGGGCCGGCAGCGGGCCACCGACCTCGCCGCCTACTTCGGCGTCGGCAAGGCCACCATGAGCCGCCAGCTGCGCGCCCTGGAGGTGCTCGGACTGGTGGCCCGCGAGCCGGACCCCGCGGACGGCCGTGCGTTCCTCGTCGGGCTCACCGAGGAGGGCCGCGAGCGTTTCCTGAAGGTGCGCGGCGCCCGCCGCGAGCGGTACATGCGCAAGCTGGCCGACTGGGACCGCGGCGAGGTCGCGGAGCTGGCCCGGCTGCTGAACCAGCTCAACCAGGGCGAGGAATAG
- a CDS encoding protein phosphatase 2C domain-containing protein codes for MRIDLATAPGDPERPNEDWLSAATPAAGGGVLVALDGVTPPAGDTGCSHGVPWFTARLGGRLTELSGSRRDMPLARILAESIRATADAHRGACDLSHVRTPQATVVVVRWDGEAVEHLVLSDSVLLLEAPDGAVSAVVDDRLDRIPRAALRTQESADALRNAEGGFFTAAADPAVAARAVTGRTPREAVRSLAVLTDGASRWKDTFGEGDWAQCLAVLRKEGAQGLIGRVRALESDPGRRDRARGKRHDDASAAYAEL; via the coding sequence ATGCGCATCGACCTCGCCACGGCCCCCGGCGACCCGGAACGCCCCAACGAGGACTGGCTATCAGCCGCTACACCCGCCGCGGGGGGCGGCGTGCTGGTCGCCCTGGACGGGGTCACGCCGCCCGCCGGCGACACGGGATGCTCGCACGGCGTCCCGTGGTTCACCGCCCGACTGGGGGGCCGATTGACCGAACTGTCCGGTTCGCGGCGGGACATGCCGCTGGCCCGGATCCTGGCGGAGTCGATCCGGGCGACGGCCGACGCCCACCGGGGGGCGTGTGACCTTTCTCACGTACGCACGCCGCAGGCGACGGTGGTGGTCGTCCGCTGGGACGGGGAGGCCGTGGAGCACCTCGTGCTGTCGGACTCGGTGCTGCTGCTGGAGGCCCCGGACGGGGCGGTCTCGGCGGTCGTCGACGACCGGCTGGACCGGATCCCCCGCGCGGCCCTGCGGACGCAGGAGTCGGCGGACGCCCTGCGGAACGCGGAGGGCGGCTTCTTCACGGCGGCCGCCGACCCGGCGGTGGCGGCCCGCGCGGTGACCGGGCGCACCCCGCGGGAGGCGGTGCGGTCGCTGGCGGTGCTCACCGACGGGGCGAGCCGGTGGAAGGACACGTTCGGGGAGGGCGACTGGGCGCAGTGCCTGGCGGTGCTGCGCAAGGAGGGGGCGCAGGGGCTGATCGGGCGGGTGCGGGCGCTGGAGTCGGACCCCGGCCGCCGTGACCGGGCCCGCGGCAAACGGCACGACGACGCGTCGGCGGCGTACGCGGAACTGTAG
- a CDS encoding response regulator transcription factor, whose product MEQTHTTHTGGAAATPGAQRRVLVVEDDRTIADAITARLRAEGFQVQAAYDGPAAVASAESWQPELLVLDVMLPGFDGLEVCRRVQAQRPVPVLMLTARDDETDMLVGLGVGADDYMTKPFSMRELAARVHVLLRRVERATLAAHTPRGATLRLGDLEIDHAQRRVRVQAEDVHLTPTEFDLLVCLAGTPRAVLSREQLLAEVWDWADASGTRTVDSHIKALRRKIGAERIRTVHGVGYALETPAQA is encoded by the coding sequence ATGGAACAGACACACACCACCCACACCGGCGGCGCCGCGGCCACCCCAGGCGCACAGCGGCGCGTGCTCGTGGTCGAGGACGACCGCACCATCGCCGACGCCATCACGGCCCGGCTGCGCGCCGAGGGCTTCCAGGTGCAGGCGGCGTACGACGGCCCGGCCGCCGTGGCGTCCGCCGAGAGCTGGCAGCCCGAGCTGCTCGTACTGGACGTGATGCTGCCCGGCTTCGACGGCCTGGAGGTGTGCCGCCGGGTCCAGGCGCAGCGCCCGGTGCCCGTCCTCATGCTGACCGCGCGGGACGACGAGACCGACATGCTGGTCGGGCTCGGCGTCGGCGCCGACGACTACATGACGAAGCCGTTCTCGATGCGCGAGCTGGCCGCGCGGGTGCACGTCCTGCTGCGCCGCGTGGAGCGGGCCACGCTCGCCGCGCACACCCCTCGCGGGGCCACGCTGCGCCTGGGCGACCTGGAGATCGACCACGCCCAGCGCCGGGTGCGGGTGCAGGCGGAGGACGTCCACCTGACGCCGACCGAGTTCGACCTGCTGGTGTGCCTGGCCGGGACACCGCGGGCGGTGCTCTCCCGCGAGCAGCTGCTGGCCGAGGTGTGGGACTGGGCGGACGCCTCGGGCACCCGTACCGTCGACAGCCACATCAAGGCCCTCCGGCGGAAGATCGGGGCCGAGCGGATCCGCACCGTGCACGGCGTCGGGTACGCCCTGGAGACCCCGGCGCAGGCGTGA
- the lon gene encoding endopeptidase La, with the protein MASTSVTLTLPVLPLDDEVVLPGMVVPLDLSDAEVRGAVEAAQAAGGSGKPRVLLVPRVDGRYAGTGVLGTVEQVGRLADGDPGALIRGVGRVRIGAGTTGPGAALWVEGESVDERLADPLPGAVTELVKEYKALATSWLKKRGAWQVVDRIQQIEGVSALADNSGYSPFLTVAQKVELLETADPVARLRLAIAWLRDHLAEQDVAESIAKDVQDGVDKQQREFLLRRQLEAVRKELRELNGEKEGEESDDYRARVEAADLPEKVREAALKEVDKLERASDQSPEGSWIRTWLDTVLELPWNERSEDAYDIRGARAVLDAEHAGLADVKDRITEYLAVRKRRSDRGMGVVGGRRGGAVLALVGPPGVGKTSLGESVAHAMGRKFVRVALGGVRDEAEIRGHRRTYVGALPGRIVRAIKEAGSMNPVVLLDEIDKVGSDFRGDPAAALLEVLDPAQNHTFRDHYLEVELDLSDVVFLATANVLEAIPEALADRMELVRLDGYTEDEKVVIARDHLVPRQLERAGLAAEEVVLEDSALRRLAGEYTREAGVRTLERSIARLLRKVAAQHELGERDLPLHIGAEDLRGLIGRPHHVPESAQDPAERRTAVPGVATGLAVTGAGGDVLFVEASLADPETGAAGLTLTGQLGDVMKESAQIALSFLRSHGAELELPVADLKDRGVHIHFPAGAVPKDGPSAGITMTTALASLLSGRQVRTDVAMTGEVSLTGRVLPIGGVKQKLLAAHRAGLTTVVIPKRNEADLDDVPAEVLERLQVHAVTDVRQVLELALSPAEAAAPAVPAAA; encoded by the coding sequence ATGGCTTCGACGTCCGTAACGCTCACCCTGCCCGTGCTGCCGCTCGACGACGAGGTCGTGCTGCCCGGAATGGTGGTTCCGCTGGACCTGTCCGACGCCGAGGTGCGGGGTGCCGTCGAGGCCGCCCAGGCCGCGGGCGGCAGCGGGAAGCCGCGGGTGCTGCTCGTCCCGCGGGTCGACGGGCGGTACGCCGGCACCGGTGTGCTCGGGACCGTCGAGCAGGTGGGCCGCCTCGCCGATGGCGACCCCGGCGCCCTCATCCGCGGCGTCGGCCGCGTCCGTATCGGCGCCGGCACCACCGGACCCGGCGCCGCCCTGTGGGTCGAGGGGGAGAGCGTCGACGAGCGGCTCGCGGACCCGCTGCCCGGCGCCGTCACCGAGCTCGTCAAGGAGTACAAGGCCCTCGCCACCAGCTGGCTCAAGAAGCGCGGCGCCTGGCAGGTCGTCGACCGCATCCAGCAGATCGAGGGCGTCTCCGCGCTCGCCGACAACTCCGGCTACTCCCCGTTCCTGACCGTCGCCCAGAAGGTCGAGCTGCTGGAGACCGCCGATCCCGTCGCCCGCCTCCGTCTCGCCATCGCCTGGCTGCGCGACCACCTCGCCGAGCAGGACGTCGCCGAGTCCATCGCCAAGGACGTCCAGGACGGCGTGGACAAGCAGCAGCGCGAGTTCCTGCTGCGCCGCCAGCTCGAAGCCGTCCGCAAGGAGCTCCGCGAGCTGAACGGCGAGAAGGAGGGCGAGGAGTCCGACGACTACCGCGCCCGCGTCGAGGCCGCCGACCTCCCGGAGAAGGTCCGCGAGGCCGCGCTCAAGGAGGTCGACAAGCTGGAGCGGGCCAGCGACCAGTCCCCGGAGGGATCCTGGATCCGCACCTGGCTGGACACCGTCCTCGAACTCCCCTGGAACGAGCGCAGCGAGGACGCCTACGACATCCGCGGCGCCCGTGCCGTCCTGGACGCCGAGCACGCCGGCCTCGCCGACGTCAAGGACCGCATCACCGAGTACCTCGCCGTCCGCAAGCGCCGCTCCGACCGCGGGATGGGCGTCGTCGGCGGCCGCCGCGGCGGGGCCGTCCTCGCCCTCGTCGGGCCGCCCGGCGTCGGCAAGACCTCCCTCGGCGAGTCCGTCGCCCACGCGATGGGCCGCAAGTTCGTCCGCGTCGCCCTCGGCGGTGTCCGGGACGAGGCCGAGATCCGCGGCCACCGCCGTACGTACGTCGGCGCGCTGCCCGGCCGTATCGTCCGTGCGATCAAGGAGGCCGGGTCCATGAACCCCGTCGTCCTCCTCGACGAGATCGACAAGGTCGGCTCCGACTTCCGCGGCGACCCCGCCGCCGCCCTCCTCGAAGTCCTCGACCCGGCGCAGAACCACACCTTCCGCGACCACTACCTGGAGGTCGAGCTCGACCTCAGCGACGTCGTCTTCCTCGCCACCGCCAACGTCCTGGAGGCCATCCCCGAGGCCCTCGCCGACCGCATGGAGCTGGTCCGCCTCGACGGCTACACCGAGGACGAGAAGGTCGTCATCGCCCGAGACCACCTGGTGCCCCGCCAGCTGGAGCGCGCCGGACTCGCCGCGGAGGAGGTCGTCCTGGAGGACTCCGCCCTGCGCAGGCTGGCCGGCGAGTACACCCGCGAGGCCGGCGTCCGCACCCTGGAGCGCTCCATCGCCCGCCTGCTGCGCAAGGTGGCCGCCCAGCATGAACTCGGCGAGCGGGACCTTCCCCTGCACATCGGCGCCGAGGACCTGCGCGGGCTCATCGGGCGCCCGCACCACGTCCCGGAGTCCGCGCAGGACCCCGCCGAGCGGCGCACCGCCGTCCCCGGCGTGGCCACCGGCCTGGCCGTGACCGGCGCCGGCGGCGACGTCCTGTTCGTCGAGGCGTCCCTCGCCGACCCGGAGACCGGCGCCGCCGGGCTGACGCTGACCGGGCAGCTCGGCGACGTCATGAAGGAGTCCGCGCAGATCGCGCTCAGCTTCCTCCGCTCGCACGGTGCGGAGCTGGAGCTGCCGGTCGCCGACCTGAAGGACCGGGGCGTGCACATCCACTTCCCGGCGGGAGCCGTCCCGAAGGACGGGCCGAGCGCGGGCATCACCATGACGACCGCCCTGGCCTCGCTGCTCTCCGGCCGGCAGGTCCGCACCGACGTGGCCATGACCGGCGAGGTCTCCCTCACCGGCCGGGTCCTGCCGATCGGCGGCGTCAAGCAGAAGCTGCTCGCCGCGCACCGCGCCGGCCTGACCACCGTCGTCATCCCCAAGCGGAACGAGGCCGACCTGGACGACGTGCCCGCCGAGGTGCTGGAGCGGCTCCAGGTGCACGCCGTGACGGACGTGCGCCAGGTGCTGGAGCTGGCGCTGTCCCCGGCGGAGGCCGCCGCGCCCGCCGTCCCCGCGGCCGCCTGA
- a CDS encoding sensor histidine kinase — MQKKRSRKNGTATDGPAPAGRRVHVRSRLVVGVAVAGLTVLAAGAPAVVTATRELNDSQQLVTLAEQTRHTLTLAHLLADERDAVVEYVAKGRPGGQAKGPLQERAALTDRRIAEVQAEAEAEADEPLAKAAGSIQGVRTEAVDGKGTALAAHQAYAAVLAELLAPGDRLAEQTPPRAEAALATTRPLAPLGQAVEQASATRGLLLAALAVPRSEQGAGAAAADELSAAAQRARVREQAALDDFTRAARPDVRQTLAATVTGPEVKAADENLKRLTERPTLSTADRKLDGASLAPSLTARIDRMRSVEATLAGQRATALAALRDDDVTRLELVIAVLGLLFLVAVGVSTAVARSLTRPLSVLRRGAARLATPEGSVEPVRFTGRNDEFAEVVRHLNQVREQTVSLHTKIAGMDADRRRLIGRNEALSAGRDALEAELRDLRAGLEEHRRIMSTTSVSLSLRTLGLVERQLAVIDELEAKEQDPDRLETLFRLDHLATVMRRHNENLLVLAGQEHGTGGATPVPLVDVMRAAVSEIERYERVDLAVVPSFTQVAGHAADDISHVLAELLENATTFSPPGAKVKASARHLDTGDVVFSVADEGIGITADRLEALNTRLATPDAYDEETEAEHGLGLGLYVAGRLAARHGVTAELRAGRYGGTEALVVVPAALLQDGPPAASPVHTFATPAGLPQFQLPGVVAEANEHVLPPRLRPEERAGAAGGAGAGGADEVAGAAAVAAGEEPVGSHEAYEAYGPYGAPGGTGEAAAGAAADATGAAEGAAEAAGAAAGPVPDPLFDPLTDPLPEFAAESGSESGAGPAADPRPESAADPQGAPAADPQGAPVADPQGGTAAQADVPAEGAPADPAAGPGFAAPVQAVAPVTLADAFAADAAAAAAADGTTADAHAPAPEDAPAPLPMRRRVPQEQLPSAEQVFTAQTPADRDPGGELLARVVPDAEGSAFGAADTGPAAAESSTAAAPPAVVPDGDPALPGQSAAPVAPDAERLPPTDQVFTAGGGVPAAAEPHRHAPADNEWVPRQGSHPQPGTTEAVTDKGLPKRTPRVVAGRAQTAPGAAAGPGAAPARPAPRRVDAEELRRRLGGFYQGTRDGRRVVAAELAQDTDQGDTAQEART; from the coding sequence GTGCAGAAGAAGCGGTCTCGGAAGAACGGCACCGCCACCGACGGACCCGCCCCCGCAGGACGCCGCGTCCACGTACGCAGCAGGCTGGTCGTCGGCGTAGCCGTCGCCGGCCTCACTGTCCTCGCGGCAGGCGCACCCGCCGTCGTCACGGCCACCCGCGAGCTGAACGACTCCCAGCAGCTCGTCACCCTCGCCGAACAGACCCGGCACACCCTCACCCTCGCGCACCTCCTCGCCGACGAGCGCGACGCCGTCGTCGAGTACGTCGCCAAGGGCCGGCCCGGAGGCCAGGCCAAGGGGCCCCTCCAGGAGCGCGCCGCCCTCACCGACCGGCGCATCGCCGAGGTCCAGGCCGAAGCCGAGGCCGAGGCCGACGAACCCCTCGCCAAGGCCGCCGGCAGCATCCAGGGCGTCCGCACCGAGGCCGTCGACGGCAAGGGCACCGCCCTCGCCGCCCACCAGGCCTACGCCGCCGTCCTCGCCGAACTCCTCGCCCCCGGCGACCGGCTCGCCGAGCAGACCCCGCCGCGCGCCGAGGCCGCCCTCGCCACCACCCGCCCCCTGGCCCCCCTCGGCCAGGCCGTGGAGCAGGCATCCGCCACCCGCGGACTGCTCCTCGCCGCACTGGCCGTGCCCCGCAGCGAGCAGGGCGCCGGAGCGGCCGCCGCGGACGAACTGTCCGCCGCCGCCCAGCGGGCCCGCGTACGCGAGCAGGCCGCCCTCGACGACTTCACGCGCGCCGCCCGCCCCGACGTACGCCAGACCCTCGCCGCGACCGTCACCGGCCCCGAGGTCAAGGCCGCCGACGAGAACCTCAAGCGGCTCACCGAACGCCCCACCCTCTCCACCGCCGACCGCAAGCTCGACGGCGCGTCCCTCGCCCCCTCGCTGACCGCGCGCATCGACCGCATGCGCTCCGTCGAGGCCACCCTCGCCGGCCAGCGGGCCACCGCCCTCGCCGCGCTCCGCGACGACGACGTGACCCGCCTCGAACTCGTCATCGCCGTGCTCGGCCTGCTGTTCCTGGTCGCCGTCGGCGTCTCCACCGCCGTCGCCCGCTCCCTCACCCGGCCGCTGTCCGTGCTCCGGCGCGGCGCGGCCCGCCTCGCGACGCCCGAGGGCTCCGTCGAGCCCGTCCGCTTCACCGGCCGGAACGACGAGTTCGCCGAAGTCGTCCGACACCTCAACCAGGTCCGCGAGCAGACCGTCTCCCTCCACACCAAGATCGCCGGCATGGACGCCGACCGGCGCCGCCTCATCGGCCGCAACGAAGCCCTCTCCGCCGGACGGGACGCGCTCGAAGCGGAACTCCGCGACCTGCGCGCCGGCCTGGAGGAGCACCGGCGCATCATGTCCACCACGTCGGTCTCCCTGTCGCTGCGCACCCTCGGCCTCGTCGAGCGCCAACTCGCCGTCATCGACGAGCTGGAGGCCAAGGAACAGGACCCGGACCGGCTCGAAACCCTCTTCCGGCTCGACCACCTGGCGACCGTGATGCGCCGCCACAACGAGAACCTCCTCGTCCTCGCCGGGCAGGAACACGGCACCGGCGGCGCGACGCCCGTCCCGCTCGTCGACGTCATGCGCGCGGCGGTCAGCGAGATCGAGCGGTACGAGCGCGTCGACCTGGCCGTTGTGCCGTCGTTCACCCAGGTCGCCGGGCACGCAGCCGACGACATCTCGCACGTCCTCGCCGAACTGCTGGAGAACGCCACGACGTTCTCGCCGCCCGGCGCCAAGGTCAAGGCCTCCGCCCGCCACCTCGACACGGGCGACGTGGTGTTCTCCGTCGCAGACGAGGGCATCGGCATCACCGCCGACCGGCTCGAAGCACTCAACACCCGCCTGGCCACCCCCGACGCGTACGACGAGGAGACCGAGGCCGAACACGGCCTCGGACTCGGCCTGTACGTGGCCGGGCGCCTCGCCGCGCGCCACGGCGTCACCGCCGAACTGCGCGCCGGCCGGTACGGCGGCACCGAAGCGCTGGTCGTCGTCCCCGCGGCACTCCTCCAGGACGGGCCGCCGGCCGCGTCCCCCGTGCACACCTTCGCCACCCCGGCGGGCCTGCCGCAGTTCCAGCTGCCCGGCGTCGTCGCGGAGGCCAACGAGCACGTCCTCCCGCCGCGCCTGCGGCCGGAGGAGCGCGCGGGGGCGGCCGGGGGCGCGGGTGCCGGCGGTGCTGACGAGGTCGCCGGTGCTGCTGCGGTGGCCGCTGGTGAGGAGCCTGTCGGGTCCCACGAGGCCTACGAGGCGTACGGGCCGTACGGCGCTCCCGGTGGTACCGGGGAGGCGGCCGCGGGTGCTGCGGCCGACGCGACCGGTGCGGCCGAAGGGGCGGCCGAAGCCGCGGGCGCGGCGGCCGGGCCTGTCCCGGACCCGCTGTTCGATCCGCTGACGGACCCGCTGCCCGAGTTCGCCGCCGAGTCCGGGTCGGAGTCCGGGGCCGGGCCGGCCGCCGATCCGCGGCCCGAGTCCGCCGCCGACCCGCAGGGCGCGCCGGCCGCCGACCCGCAGGGCGCGCCGGTCGCCGACCCGCAGGGCGGCACGGCCGCGCAGGCCGACGTGCCCGCGGAGGGCGCGCCCGCCGACCCCGCCGCCGGGCCGGGGTTCGCCGCGCCCGTGCAGGCCGTCGCCCCCGTCACCCTGGCCGACGCCTTCGCCGCCGACGCCGCGGCCGCCGCTGCCGCCGACGGCACCACCGCCGACGCGCACGCCCCCGCTCCCGAGGACGCGCCCGCCCCGCTGCCGATGCGCCGGAGGGTCCCGCAGGAGCAGCTGCCGTCCGCCGAGCAGGTGTTCACCGCGCAGACCCCGGCCGACCGGGATCCGGGCGGCGAACTCCTCGCGCGTGTCGTCCCCGACGCGGAAGGGTCCGCCTTCGGGGCGGCCGACACCGGCCCGGCGGCCGCCGAGTCCTCGACCGCCGCCGCCCCGCCGGCCGTCGTACCGGACGGGGACCCCGCGCTGCCCGGGCAGTCCGCCGCACCCGTCGCCCCCGACGCGGAACGGCTGCCCCCGACCGACCAGGTCTTCACCGCCGGCGGCGGCGTACCCGCTGCGGCCGAGCCGCACCGGCACGCCCCCGCCGACAACGAGTGGGTCCCCCGCCAGGGCAGCCACCCCCAGCCCGGCACCACGGAGGCCGTCACCGACAAGGGCCTGCCCAAGCGGACGCCCCGCGTCGTCGCCGGCCGCGCCCAGACGGCCCCCGGCGCCGCCGCCGGACCCGGCGCGGCCCCCGCACGGCCGGCCCCGCGCCGCGTCGACGCGGAGGAACTGCGCCGCCGGCTCGGCGGGTTCTACCAGGGGACGCGGGACGGACGGCGCGTCGTGGCCGCCGAACTCGCACAGGACACCGACCAGGGGGACACCGCACAGGAGGCACGCACATGA